From Vicinamibacterales bacterium, the proteins below share one genomic window:
- a CDS encoding ATP-binding protein translates to MNTPTVLIVEDDIALLEMLSLEAQQRGYAVSRAATLAAARQLIDREIFQLAVIDLMLGGESGFDAIRAIRAQSLETEIVVISGAASLASALDAYDLDAFAFVPKPFQVDQLFATVERALEHRSVVLSNRRLLWEQQLINDVGEELRHLLEPEELLHRVLRRLMRGMRLDCGAARLLNPATGDYDLRVVSAPEAVSRQWSTFTAQNPRPSDRVLATRAPVRISNLHDGLDPATAADLPVCSALSVPMFAGEDLIGVLSIASPEPGRFTADDERVVCVIANQAAVGVQNARLHTFIRAAKQEWEATFDAISDPIAVFNQQGRLLRGNTALAAALGLPVTALRGLTCDAVGLCGGKYPDCAVGHATGSVCEHGEVTRPGERIYNVTTCPVPEAPGGAAIVQIAKDVTLEIQTARRMRQMSDELAATNGRLLATVERLKATQAQLLQAEKLSAIGQLVAGVAHELNNPLTSVIGYAQLLQEEVREADESGAPAPSGLAHDLRRIAEESERAAKIVRNLLAFARRQSAARSEQDVADLMTRVLSLRAYEFRLNAIEVESRFESGLPAVLGDGGQLQQALLNLLLNAEQAMRARTVRRISVGARRVPDADAIEIFIADTGHGIPEENLRRIFDPFFTTREVGEGTGLGLSICYGIVRDHGGQISVESRVGQGTTFKVLLPARSQEDRLRVLVAHRDPTERDYVAAALAGWGHDVTTAESADDARGRLASGSGDVALVDHAFIAADPAGWRDAFAAGGGHAALILMSEASGTEGVAPPFELAALRGALRGISKECV, encoded by the coding sequence GTGAACACGCCCACCGTTCTGATCGTCGAGGACGACATCGCCTTGCTCGAAATGCTGTCGCTCGAGGCGCAGCAGCGCGGTTACGCGGTCAGCCGCGCCGCCACGCTCGCCGCTGCCCGGCAGCTGATCGATCGCGAGATCTTCCAGCTCGCGGTCATCGATTTGATGCTCGGCGGCGAATCGGGGTTCGACGCCATCCGCGCCATCCGCGCGCAGTCGCTCGAGACCGAGATCGTCGTCATCTCCGGGGCCGCGTCGCTGGCGTCCGCGCTGGACGCCTACGACCTCGATGCCTTCGCCTTCGTTCCCAAGCCGTTCCAGGTCGATCAGCTCTTCGCCACGGTGGAGCGGGCGCTCGAGCACCGCAGCGTGGTGCTGTCGAACCGGCGGCTGCTGTGGGAACAGCAACTGATCAACGACGTCGGCGAGGAGCTGCGCCACCTGCTCGAACCCGAGGAGCTGCTCCACCGCGTGCTGCGCCGGCTGATGCGCGGGATGCGCCTCGATTGCGGCGCGGCGCGCCTGCTCAACCCGGCGACCGGCGACTACGACCTGCGCGTCGTCAGCGCGCCGGAGGCGGTATCGCGCCAGTGGTCGACGTTCACCGCGCAGAACCCCCGGCCGAGCGATCGCGTCCTGGCGACGCGCGCGCCGGTCCGCATCAGCAATCTCCACGACGGCCTCGACCCGGCGACCGCGGCGGACCTGCCGGTGTGTTCGGCGTTGAGCGTGCCGATGTTCGCGGGCGAGGACCTCATCGGCGTGCTCTCCATCGCCAGTCCCGAGCCGGGGCGCTTCACCGCCGACGACGAGCGCGTCGTCTGCGTCATTGCCAACCAGGCGGCGGTCGGCGTCCAGAACGCGCGGCTGCACACCTTCATCCGCGCGGCCAAGCAGGAGTGGGAGGCGACGTTCGACGCGATCAGCGATCCGATCGCCGTCTTCAACCAGCAGGGGCGGCTGCTGCGCGGGAATACCGCGCTCGCCGCCGCGCTGGGGCTGCCCGTCACCGCGCTTCGCGGGCTCACGTGCGACGCGGTCGGCCTGTGCGGCGGCAAGTATCCCGACTGCGCGGTGGGGCACGCGACCGGCAGCGTGTGCGAGCACGGCGAGGTCACCCGTCCGGGCGAGCGGATCTACAACGTGACCACCTGCCCGGTGCCGGAAGCGCCGGGCGGCGCCGCGATCGTGCAGATCGCGAAGGACGTCACGCTCGAGATTCAGACCGCGCGCCGCATGCGGCAGATGAGCGACGAACTGGCGGCCACCAACGGGCGGCTGCTCGCGACGGTCGAGCGGTTGAAGGCCACCCAGGCGCAGCTGCTGCAGGCGGAGAAGCTCTCGGCGATCGGCCAGCTCGTCGCCGGCGTCGCGCACGAACTCAACAATCCGCTCACCAGCGTGATCGGCTACGCGCAGCTCCTGCAGGAGGAGGTGCGCGAGGCGGACGAGTCCGGGGCGCCGGCCCCGAGCGGGCTGGCCCACGATCTCCGCCGCATCGCGGAGGAATCTGAACGCGCCGCGAAGATCGTCCGCAACCTGCTCGCCTTCGCGCGCCGGCAGTCGGCGGCGCGCTCGGAACAGGACGTCGCCGACCTGATGACGCGCGTGCTGTCGCTGCGCGCGTACGAGTTCCGCCTCAACGCCATCGAAGTCGAGTCGCGCTTCGAGAGCGGCCTGCCGGCGGTGCTGGGGGACGGCGGCCAGCTGCAGCAGGCGCTGCTCAACCTGCTGCTGAACGCGGAGCAGGCGATGCGCGCCCGGACGGTGCGGCGCATCAGCGTCGGCGCGCGCCGCGTGCCCGACGCGGACGCGATCGAAATCTTCATTGCCGACACCGGCCACGGGATTCCGGAAGAGAACCTGCGGCGCATCTTCGATCCGTTCTTCACCACGCGCGAGGTCGGGGAGGGCACCGGGCTCGGCCTCAGCATCTGCTACGGCATCGTCCGCGACCACGGCGGCCAGATCTCGGTCGAGAGCCGCGTCGGGCAGGGGACGACGTTCAAGGTGCTGCTGCCGGCGCGCAGCCAGGAGGATCGGCTGCGTGTGCTGGTGGCGCACCGCGATCCGACGGAGCGCGATTACGTCGCCGCGGCGCTGGCCGGATGGGGGCACGACGTGACCACGGCGGAGAGCGCCGACGACGCGCGCGGGCGGCTGGCGTCGGGCAGCGGCGACGTCGCCCTGGTGGACCACGCCTTCATCGCCGCCGATCCGGCGGGATGGCGCGACGCGTTCGCGGCCGGCGGCGGCCATGCGGCGCTGATCCTCATGTCGGAAGCCTCGGGAACCGAGGGGGTGGCCCCTCCATTCGAACTGGCGGCGCTCCGGGGGGCGCTGCGCGGAATCTCCAAGGAGTGCGTATGA